From the genome of Variovorax sp. RA8, one region includes:
- a CDS encoding ABC transporter substrate-binding protein codes for MDRSRRLWLGKAGAALLLGSGLARTGQAQTARPAGRTVVLGQSVPLTGAASEIGLAFAAGCRLYANQFNDASAATGLQLKLLQLDDGYDAQRAAANARTLLVNDKADMLFGFVGTASSEAGAAAAAQQGTVLFAPFAGADSLRSAAHPNVFHVRPSMADEAIKMVRQCATVGQTRIALVGDDDAMGRAGLAAVQQAMAEQKLGPLAAQALVPAADGKLDAALADVLKASPQAIVLVSLSGTTAEAIRKLRKSGYSGNFMAFSIVGIDPLYATLGKDIRGIVIAQVVPSPRSAAIPIVKEYLQAVDNSDQTASYEGLEGFIAAKAAGEAVRRAGRAFTPASLQRVMAGMTDYDIGGLRINLRPGLRDPQRTIDLISITADGRVLR; via the coding sequence ATGGATCGGTCACGAAGGCTCTGGCTGGGCAAGGCGGGTGCAGCGCTGCTGCTGGGCAGCGGGCTGGCCAGGACCGGCCAGGCGCAAACCGCCCGCCCCGCGGGCCGCACGGTGGTTCTGGGACAGTCCGTCCCGCTGACGGGCGCCGCCAGCGAGATCGGGTTGGCCTTCGCAGCGGGTTGCCGGCTCTATGCGAACCAGTTCAACGACGCCAGCGCGGCCACCGGCCTGCAGCTGAAGCTGCTGCAGCTCGATGACGGGTACGACGCGCAGCGCGCCGCGGCCAATGCGCGCACCTTGCTGGTCAACGACAAGGCCGACATGCTGTTCGGGTTCGTGGGCACCGCCAGCAGCGAGGCTGGCGCCGCTGCCGCGGCCCAGCAGGGTACCGTGCTCTTCGCGCCCTTCGCCGGCGCGGACAGCCTGCGCAGCGCGGCCCATCCCAACGTGTTCCACGTGCGGCCCAGCATGGCCGACGAAGCCATCAAGATGGTGCGCCAATGCGCCACCGTGGGCCAGACCCGCATCGCGCTGGTCGGCGACGACGACGCCATGGGCCGTGCCGGCCTGGCCGCGGTGCAGCAGGCCATGGCCGAGCAGAAGCTCGGCCCGCTGGCCGCCCAGGCGCTGGTGCCGGCCGCCGACGGGAAGCTCGATGCCGCGCTGGCCGACGTGCTGAAGGCCTCCCCGCAGGCCATCGTGCTGGTGTCGCTCTCCGGTACCACGGCCGAGGCCATCCGCAAGCTGCGCAAGAGCGGCTACAGCGGCAACTTCATGGCCTTCTCGATCGTCGGCATCGACCCGCTCTACGCCACGCTGGGCAAGGACATCCGCGGCATCGTGATTGCGCAGGTCGTGCCCTCGCCGCGTTCCGCAGCCATCCCCATCGTCAAGGAATACCTCCAGGCTGTCGACAACTCGGACCAGACGGCCTCCTACGAGGGCCTCGAAGGCTTCATCGCCGCCAAGGCCGCCGGCGAGGCGGTGCGCCGCGCAGGGCGCGCCTTCACGCCGGCCAGTCTGCAGCGCGTGATGGCGGGCATGACCGACTACGACATCGGCGGCCTTCGCATCAACCTGCGGCCGGGCCTTCGCGATCCGCAGCGCACCATCGACCTCATCAGCATCACGGCGGACGGGCGAGTGCTTCGGTAG
- the ku gene encoding non-homologous end joining protein Ku, with the protein MAVRSIASLTLSFGLVSIPVRLYSATESASTVRFNLLAKDGSRVKQQYVSEKDQSVVPRSEMIKGYEFEKDRFVLFTPDELKALEEGSSHIVEITAFIPESAVDPIYYDKAYFLAPDKRGGKPYALLTEAMRKSGRCALAKWSWKAKQYVVQIRPAEDGLILQQLLYADEVRSMKELDIEQVSVSPAELQLALQLIDQISEDAYDPSQYVDEEKKRVLAAIDEKIAGKHIVASARAEETGSGQVIDLMDALKASLGKKPRSTPATPAAPAAPGKTAAKTARGNVSPMFEATERKAPRRATKSNEPAATPARARARKG; encoded by the coding sequence ATGGCCGTACGTTCCATTGCTTCGTTGACGCTGAGTTTCGGGTTGGTTTCCATCCCGGTGCGCCTGTACTCGGCGACCGAAAGCGCCTCCACCGTCAGGTTCAACCTGCTTGCCAAGGACGGTTCGCGCGTCAAGCAGCAGTACGTCTCCGAGAAAGACCAGAGCGTGGTGCCGCGCTCGGAGATGATCAAGGGCTACGAATTCGAGAAGGACCGCTTCGTCCTGTTCACGCCCGACGAGCTGAAGGCGCTCGAGGAAGGCAGCAGCCACATCGTCGAGATCACGGCCTTCATTCCCGAAAGCGCGGTCGACCCCATCTACTACGACAAGGCCTACTTCCTGGCCCCCGACAAGCGCGGCGGCAAGCCCTACGCCCTGCTCACCGAAGCCATGCGCAAGAGCGGGCGCTGCGCCCTGGCCAAATGGTCTTGGAAGGCCAAGCAGTACGTGGTCCAGATCCGGCCCGCGGAAGATGGCCTGATCCTGCAGCAGCTGCTCTACGCCGACGAGGTGCGCTCGATGAAGGAGCTGGACATCGAGCAGGTCAGCGTGTCGCCGGCCGAGCTGCAGCTCGCGCTCCAGCTGATCGACCAGATCTCGGAAGACGCCTACGACCCGAGCCAGTACGTGGACGAGGAAAAGAAGCGCGTGCTCGCCGCCATCGACGAGAAGATCGCCGGCAAGCACATCGTCGCCTCCGCCCGCGCCGAGGAGACGGGCAGTGGCCAGGTCATCGACCTGATGGACGCGCTCAAGGCCAGCCTCGGCAAGAAGCCCCGTTCCACGCCCGCCACCCCTGCCGCGCCCGCTGCACCCGGCAAGACCGCCGCCAAGACGGCGCGCGGCAACGTCTCTCCGATGTTCGAGGCCACCGAGAGAAAGGCGCCCAGGCGCGCCACCAAGAGCAACGAACCCGCCGCGACGCCCGCGCGCGCGCGTGCCAGGAAAGGGTGA
- a CDS encoding tetratricopeptide repeat protein: MTAAGTASPYTMRRVQQMLGISRVAIQRLVSAGFVMPTRGTRNEFRFSFQDLMLLRTAQGLQEAQIPPRKILRSLRRLRATLPDELPLTGMRITAVGADVAVRDRRGTWEAGSGQLLLDFEVAPVDGRVAFLDSNSARSTSAVDAQQLFAHAEALEDTDPAQAEAAYRAVIAAAPDHIDAYVNLGALLCDLQRYEDAVQLHESALPRRPASALLFFNHAIALEELGRLRAAALNYERSLQLDPDFADAHYNLGRLKELFGDARGALRHLNAYRRLTR; this comes from the coding sequence ATGACCGCTGCCGGCACCGCGTCGCCGTACACAATGCGGCGCGTGCAGCAGATGCTGGGCATCTCGCGCGTGGCGATCCAGCGCCTGGTGAGCGCCGGGTTCGTCATGCCGACGCGCGGCACGCGCAACGAGTTCCGTTTCAGCTTCCAGGACCTGATGCTGCTGCGCACGGCCCAGGGGCTGCAGGAGGCGCAGATCCCGCCGCGCAAGATCCTGCGTTCGCTGCGCAGGCTGCGGGCCACGCTGCCGGACGAGTTGCCGCTGACAGGCATGCGCATCACCGCCGTGGGCGCCGACGTCGCGGTCCGTGATCGCCGGGGCACCTGGGAAGCGGGTTCGGGGCAGTTGCTGCTGGATTTCGAGGTCGCGCCGGTCGACGGGCGCGTGGCCTTCCTGGACTCGAACAGCGCCCGCTCGACCAGTGCCGTGGACGCGCAACAGCTGTTCGCCCACGCCGAAGCGCTGGAGGACACCGATCCCGCCCAAGCCGAAGCCGCCTACCGCGCGGTCATCGCCGCAGCACCCGACCACATCGACGCGTATGTCAACCTCGGTGCCCTGCTCTGCGATCTGCAGCGCTATGAAGACGCGGTGCAGCTCCACGAATCCGCCCTGCCGCGCCGCCCGGCCTCGGCCCTGCTGTTCTTCAACCATGCGATCGCGTTGGAAGAGCTGGGGCGCCTGCGCGCGGCGGCCCTGAACTACGAGCGCAGCCTGCAGCTCGACCCGGACTTTGCCGACGCGCACTACAACCTGGGCCGGCTGAAGGAGCTGTTCGGCGACGCCCGCGGCGCGCTGCGCCACCTCAACGCGTACCGGCGACTGACCCGCTGA
- a CDS encoding LysR family transcriptional regulator: protein MDLKSLRYFVAVAEARSVGKAAQRLHMAQPPLTVQIRNLEAQIGTPLFLRESTGMRLTDAGSALFARAREALALAHEGFEAARAVGAGRRGRLTVGYMFSLGYAILPKLVPLLHRSMPDVELQFVEMSAATCEAQVLQHKVTVGLCMPPIQRAEVANTIVGSQPLRLAVPANSSLARLTSIPMARLQDQKMIALPSLKEDADTSMVAALLRRHQVTVQVVERVETVHAALALVLAGEGCAVVPACAAAGLPSGVVVRKLAGVIEGFDVAVSRRHDVDSPFIEPFIAAARQALQ from the coding sequence ATGGACCTCAAGAGCTTGCGTTACTTTGTCGCCGTGGCGGAGGCCCGCAGCGTCGGTAAGGCCGCCCAGCGGCTGCACATGGCTCAGCCGCCATTGACCGTCCAGATCCGCAACCTCGAGGCGCAGATCGGGACCCCGCTGTTCCTGCGCGAATCGACGGGGATGCGGCTCACCGACGCAGGCAGTGCCCTCTTCGCGCGCGCGCGCGAAGCACTGGCGCTGGCGCACGAAGGTTTCGAGGCCGCTCGCGCGGTCGGGGCCGGGCGGCGCGGCCGGCTCACGGTGGGCTACATGTTCTCGCTGGGCTACGCCATCCTGCCCAAGCTGGTCCCGCTTCTCCATCGCAGCATGCCGGATGTCGAACTGCAATTCGTCGAGATGAGCGCGGCCACTTGCGAAGCGCAGGTTCTGCAGCACAAGGTGACGGTGGGTTTGTGCATGCCGCCGATCCAGCGTGCCGAGGTGGCGAACACCATCGTCGGTTCGCAACCGCTGCGGCTGGCCGTACCGGCAAATTCGTCGCTCGCTCGCCTCACGTCGATTCCTATGGCGCGGCTTCAGGACCAGAAGATGATCGCGCTGCCCTCACTCAAAGAGGACGCCGACACGTCGATGGTCGCCGCGTTGCTTCGGCGGCATCAGGTGACGGTGCAAGTGGTCGAGCGTGTGGAAACGGTACATGCTGCGCTGGCGCTCGTGCTCGCGGGAGAGGGGTGTGCTGTGGTTCCTGCGTGCGCTGCCGCCGGCCTTCCTTCGGGCGTGGTCGTGCGCAAGCTGGCGGGTGTCATCGAAGGCTTCGATGTGGCCGTGAGTCGGCGCCACGATGTGGACAGTCCGTTCATTGAGCCGTTCATTGCCGCTGCGAGGCAGGCGCTGCAATGA
- a CDS encoding amidase — MAEELCFWTAVRLREAIARREVSPVELTRAVLDRAARLQPKLNGFITLCADEAMRDAKTAEQAVMRGATTGLLHGIPYACKDLVNTGGVKTTFGSLLFADNIPAEDAVVTARLRQQGAILIGKTTTSEFGAKCLTDAPLFGRTRNAWHPDRTSGGSSGGAAVAVAAGLAPIGIATDGGGSTRIPAACNGVVGLKQSIGLVPHSQAEDVIGNLTYVTPISRTVADTALMLQAMAGEDACDPWSAGVRAEDYLQAVQSARNLRGKRILFADVPPGKPIAADVALCFESALGLLRDLGADLAEMPPGADFDVEPLWRTINHTVWKARFGKMAEEQPHRLSPSLLQQIALANDYTAVDYQRANFARTRLFRQVQALLQEHDFIVVPTLARTALPIDQDLFGKLEIDGRLFDEVRSNWFPWTMPFNLTGHPAITIPCGFGRDGLPIGLQLVGRLRGESDLLAAAAVFEAASNLLARWPDMEVQ, encoded by the coding sequence ATGGCCGAGGAACTTTGCTTTTGGACTGCCGTGCGCCTTCGCGAAGCGATCGCGCGCCGTGAAGTCTCGCCCGTGGAGCTGACCCGGGCGGTGCTGGACCGCGCCGCGCGGCTGCAGCCGAAGCTCAATGGCTTCATCACGCTCTGCGCGGACGAGGCAATGCGCGACGCCAAGACCGCGGAGCAAGCCGTCATGCGCGGCGCGACCACGGGACTGCTCCACGGCATTCCCTATGCCTGCAAGGACCTCGTCAACACCGGGGGCGTGAAGACCACCTTCGGTTCGCTGCTGTTCGCCGACAACATCCCGGCCGAGGATGCGGTGGTCACCGCTCGCCTGCGGCAACAGGGGGCGATCCTGATCGGGAAGACGACGACGTCGGAGTTCGGTGCGAAATGCCTGACCGATGCGCCCTTGTTCGGGCGCACGCGCAATGCCTGGCACCCGGATCGCACCAGCGGCGGATCGAGCGGCGGCGCAGCCGTTGCGGTGGCGGCAGGGCTCGCGCCGATCGGCATCGCCACGGACGGCGGCGGCTCCACCCGGATCCCGGCGGCTTGCAATGGGGTAGTGGGGCTGAAGCAGTCGATCGGTCTGGTCCCCCATTCGCAGGCAGAAGACGTCATCGGCAATCTCACCTACGTCACGCCCATTTCGCGCACGGTCGCCGACACCGCCCTCATGCTCCAGGCGATGGCGGGCGAGGATGCATGCGACCCCTGGTCTGCCGGCGTTCGGGCCGAGGACTACCTGCAAGCCGTGCAATCGGCGAGGAACCTGCGCGGCAAGCGCATCCTCTTCGCGGATGTGCCCCCCGGAAAGCCGATCGCGGCCGACGTTGCGTTGTGCTTCGAGTCAGCCCTGGGCCTGTTGCGCGACCTCGGCGCGGACCTGGCCGAGATGCCGCCAGGGGCTGACTTCGACGTCGAGCCGCTCTGGCGCACGATCAATCACACGGTGTGGAAGGCACGCTTCGGCAAGATGGCCGAGGAGCAGCCACATCGGCTGAGCCCTTCATTGCTCCAGCAGATCGCCCTCGCGAACGACTACACCGCGGTGGACTACCAGCGAGCGAATTTCGCCCGCACCCGGCTCTTCCGGCAGGTGCAGGCGCTGCTGCAGGAGCACGATTTCATCGTGGTCCCGACGCTCGCGCGAACCGCCCTGCCGATCGACCAGGACCTGTTCGGCAAGCTCGAGATCGACGGGCGGCTCTTCGACGAGGTGCGCTCCAACTGGTTCCCCTGGACCATGCCCTTCAATCTGACGGGCCATCCCGCCATCACGATCCCCTGCGGCTTCGGGCGCGACGGACTGCCGATCGGGCTGCAGCTGGTGGGGCGGCTGCGCGGGGAGTCGGATCTTCTTGCCGCGGCGGCGGTGTTCGAGGCTGCCAGCAATCTTTTGGCCCGTTGGCCGGACATGGAGGTGCAGTGA
- a CDS encoding tripartite tricarboxylate transporter substrate-binding protein, with protein MNVLQTFRSTLWIAALAALAVASAPVQAQAQVPAAGAHPLRLVVGFPPGGALDTLARALAEQLRTGGEEQVVVDNRPGAGSRISIEYVKRAAPDGRTVLLSSNAPMVIFPMTYRQLAYDVDRDFIPVAHLVEVPTVISAGADRPYKTLQDYVSWVRANPSQASVGLTNLGGTLHFAVLGMAKTVGVALTPVAYKGGAPLVTDLVGGHVPLSTDALASQLELHRAGKVRILAVSGTRRNASLPDIPTAHEAGIDAFDHANASYSAFVPAGTPAVVVQRLERAFVAAMQQAQVKSAMARAGMVATGLPGDAVKRALSAERDFWRPLVQASGFRSEE; from the coding sequence ATGAACGTGTTGCAGACTTTCCGTTCCACCTTGTGGATCGCAGCCCTTGCGGCGCTGGCAGTCGCCTCGGCGCCGGTGCAAGCGCAGGCGCAAGTGCCGGCCGCAGGCGCCCATCCGCTGCGCCTCGTTGTCGGATTTCCGCCTGGCGGCGCGCTGGACACGCTCGCGCGGGCGCTGGCCGAGCAACTGCGCACCGGAGGGGAGGAGCAGGTGGTCGTGGACAACAGGCCCGGCGCCGGCTCGAGGATCTCCATCGAGTACGTGAAGCGCGCCGCGCCCGACGGCAGGACCGTGCTCCTGTCTTCCAACGCGCCGATGGTCATCTTCCCGATGACCTACAGGCAGCTGGCCTACGACGTCGATCGCGACTTCATCCCCGTGGCCCATCTCGTCGAGGTTCCCACGGTGATTTCCGCCGGCGCGGACCGGCCCTACAAGACCTTGCAGGACTACGTGAGCTGGGTGCGCGCCAACCCGTCACAGGCGAGCGTCGGGCTCACCAACCTCGGCGGGACGCTCCATTTCGCCGTCCTCGGCATGGCCAAGACCGTGGGCGTTGCGCTGACGCCCGTGGCCTACAAGGGTGGCGCACCGCTCGTGACGGACTTGGTGGGCGGCCACGTTCCCCTGAGCACCGATGCCCTGGCGAGCCAGTTGGAACTCCATCGCGCCGGCAAGGTGCGCATCCTGGCGGTCTCCGGCACGCGCCGCAACGCGTCTCTGCCCGATATTCCGACCGCGCACGAGGCCGGCATCGACGCCTTCGACCATGCAAACGCCTCCTACAGCGCCTTCGTTCCGGCAGGCACGCCCGCGGTGGTCGTGCAGCGTCTGGAGCGGGCCTTCGTGGCGGCCATGCAGCAAGCGCAGGTCAAGAGCGCAATGGCCCGCGCAGGCATGGTGGCGACGGGGCTGCCCGGCGACGCGGTGAAACGCGCGCTGAGTGCGGAGCGTGACTTCTGGCGCCCCCTGGTGCAAGCCTCGGGATTCCGCAGCGAGGAGTGA
- a CDS encoding Bug family tripartite tricarboxylate transporter substrate binding protein — translation MHRTIRKSSACTHRRAAVQALALLLAACVLPPGRAAAAGYPERPVTIVSAFPAGGIVDVIARRLAQHFSERFKQSFVVDNRSGAAGSIGYSAVARAAPDGYTLVVASGPTTMAPPGAAAPSWQPQTAFSAIGMIGTIPQAIIVSNGLPVGSLSDLVGYAKARPGQVNYGSAGAGTTPFFTMELLNRQQKIDLTHVPYRGQPEVMTDLMRGEIGVTAMTVPLVVQQVQSGKIKAIAVTSSARVAALPQVPTVVEQGMPDLAISNWFALMAPAGLSPQVLATLARALSEALAAPDVQASLKDLGLVIQPEPPAQTQAFVQADLARWIAMSRTLGTDTPNAKETTK, via the coding sequence ATGCACAGAACGATCCGGAAGTCTTCCGCATGCACGCACCGTCGTGCAGCCGTGCAGGCATTGGCGCTGCTCCTGGCGGCGTGCGTGCTGCCGCCAGGACGCGCGGCCGCTGCGGGCTACCCGGAGCGCCCGGTGACGATCGTCTCTGCGTTCCCCGCAGGCGGCATCGTGGACGTGATTGCGCGCCGGCTCGCGCAGCATTTTTCCGAGCGCTTCAAGCAGAGCTTCGTCGTCGACAACCGCTCGGGTGCTGCAGGCAGCATCGGCTATTCGGCCGTTGCGCGTGCGGCCCCCGATGGCTACACGCTGGTCGTGGCCAGCGGTCCCACGACAATGGCGCCCCCGGGCGCGGCGGCGCCGTCGTGGCAGCCGCAGACAGCGTTCAGCGCGATCGGGATGATCGGCACCATTCCCCAGGCGATCATCGTGAGCAACGGATTGCCGGTGGGCTCGCTGTCCGATCTCGTGGGCTACGCCAAGGCACGGCCGGGCCAGGTCAACTATGGCTCTGCAGGCGCCGGCACGACGCCCTTCTTCACGATGGAACTGCTCAACCGCCAGCAGAAGATCGACCTCACGCACGTGCCCTATCGAGGCCAGCCCGAGGTGATGACGGACCTGATGCGCGGCGAAATCGGCGTCACCGCGATGACCGTGCCCCTGGTCGTCCAGCAGGTCCAATCGGGCAAGATCAAGGCCATCGCCGTCACCTCGAGCGCCCGGGTCGCGGCGCTGCCGCAGGTGCCCACTGTGGTCGAACAGGGCATGCCCGACCTGGCCATCTCGAACTGGTTCGCCCTGATGGCGCCGGCCGGGCTGTCGCCGCAGGTGCTGGCCACGCTCGCCCGCGCCCTGTCGGAAGCGCTCGCGGCGCCCGATGTCCAGGCCAGCCTCAAGGACCTGGGGCTGGTCATTCAACCCGAGCCGCCCGCGCAGACGCAGGCTTTCGTGCAGGCGGATCTCGCACGTTGGATCGCCATGTCCAGAACGCTCGGCACCGACACCCCCAATGCCAAGGAGACAACGAAGTGA
- a CDS encoding class II aldolase/adducin family protein — MNNDIAQLSSHAKPEAIEADEWRLRCDLAACYQLTALHGMSDLASTHISVMLPGPEHHFLVNPLGTLFEEMTASALIKVDLDGRVVQGDPSLLNPAGFIIHSAIHMAQTQLVCVMHSHTRANNAIAMQAMGLRPLSQKACVMLDFLGYHDYEGTALDEDERERLVRDLGPEGRVLVLRNHGALSVGRSVAEAFCWMLRLETACQFQIDGQAGGVPLHELSEATIRHTRAQGRKMLGPGGFMEVGKLEWPGLLRQLERERGSSYRT; from the coding sequence GTGAACAACGATATCGCGCAACTTTCTTCGCATGCCAAGCCCGAAGCCATCGAGGCCGACGAGTGGCGGCTGCGCTGCGACCTCGCGGCCTGCTACCAGCTGACGGCTCTGCACGGCATGTCGGACTTGGCCTCGACCCACATCTCCGTGATGCTGCCGGGGCCCGAGCATCACTTTCTCGTCAATCCGCTGGGCACCCTTTTCGAGGAGATGACGGCATCCGCCTTGATCAAGGTCGACCTCGACGGGCGCGTGGTGCAAGGGGACCCGTCACTGCTCAACCCCGCTGGCTTCATCATTCACAGCGCCATTCACATGGCGCAGACTCAGCTCGTGTGCGTCATGCACAGCCACACCCGCGCGAACAACGCGATCGCGATGCAGGCCATGGGCCTGCGGCCTCTGAGCCAGAAGGCCTGCGTCATGCTGGACTTCCTGGGCTACCACGACTACGAGGGCACGGCGCTCGACGAAGACGAGCGCGAGCGCCTTGTACGTGACCTCGGCCCCGAGGGTCGCGTCCTGGTCCTGCGCAACCACGGCGCCCTGAGCGTGGGGCGCAGCGTCGCGGAGGCCTTCTGCTGGATGCTGCGCCTGGAGACAGCGTGCCAGTTCCAGATCGATGGCCAAGCCGGCGGCGTGCCGCTCCATGAACTTTCCGAAGCCACCATCCGGCACACCCGCGCCCAGGGCCGCAAGATGCTGGGGCCCGGCGGCTTCATGGAGGTCGGCAAGCTGGAATGGCCGGGACTGCTGCGCCAGCTGGAGCGCGAGCGCGGGAGCTCTTACCGGACTTGA
- a CDS encoding GntR family transcriptional regulator, whose product MTSDKSNALRKRAPQTLSAEQVCDRIRAAILNGELKPGSKLTEQDLAAELEVSRTPIREAIRQLEVERLVSRTPFVGVTVAQLRPEEVIELLDIREVLEGLVARLATRNMDSVHLQRLRKLMQQLAASARKGDVAVYLDHALAFRRALVECCRSATLSEHVLAIENRLRLTGSRTALLPGRLEAAIEEHQKLLDAIARGDAEDAERLNRERIRHIRDAVASSISFSIL is encoded by the coding sequence ATGACATCGGACAAGTCCAACGCATTGCGCAAGCGAGCTCCCCAGACGCTGTCGGCCGAGCAGGTCTGCGATCGCATCCGCGCCGCGATCCTGAACGGGGAGCTCAAGCCGGGATCGAAACTCACGGAACAGGATCTCGCCGCCGAACTCGAAGTGAGCCGCACGCCGATCCGCGAGGCCATACGCCAGCTGGAGGTGGAGCGCCTGGTCAGCCGAACGCCATTCGTGGGCGTCACTGTGGCCCAGTTGCGCCCGGAGGAAGTGATCGAACTGCTGGACATCCGCGAAGTCCTCGAAGGGCTGGTCGCACGGCTCGCCACGCGCAACATGGACAGCGTCCACCTGCAACGGCTCAGGAAGCTGATGCAGCAGCTGGCCGCGAGCGCCAGGAAAGGCGACGTCGCCGTGTACCTCGATCACGCGCTGGCGTTCCGTCGTGCGCTCGTGGAATGCTGCCGCAGCGCCACCTTGTCGGAGCATGTCCTGGCGATCGAGAACCGCCTGCGCCTGACGGGTAGCCGCACTGCGCTGCTGCCGGGGCGCCTGGAAGCCGCCATCGAGGAACACCAGAAGCTGCTGGACGCGATCGCACGCGGCGATGCCGAAGATGCCGAACGCCTCAACCGCGAGCGCATCCGGCACATTCGCGACGCGGTCGCGAGCTCGATTTCCTTTTCCATTCTCTAG
- a CDS encoding Bug family tripartite tricarboxylate transporter substrate binding protein, with product MKIIRRTFNGAIVALLCTGTAAFAQKDTGKLIVGYPAGQSVDAVARLLADRLGPAIGRSLIVENMPGQSGSIALEAVARMPADGSIMTLSASAAVAGNPVLYKNVRYDSVRDFEPVGLIYDAPLVLMVNSRLPVTSLDELVAYVKENRGKVNYSSPGNGSVSHLAMSELMRRTGIEMTHVPYQGAAKSLTDLAAGQVQVSFDAYGAAQPFLAGGRVRAIAVSSGERISVLPSVPTVAESGLADFDLVPWVGLLAPAGTPRAVFDKVSEELAKIVRSPDFSQRIVGLGGRPRSKPAAEFKRFVGVEVDRWAAIIKSSGARLE from the coding sequence ATGAAGATCATCCGCCGCACCTTCAACGGCGCGATCGTCGCGCTGCTGTGCACCGGCACCGCCGCCTTTGCCCAAAAGGACACGGGCAAGCTGATCGTCGGCTATCCGGCAGGGCAGTCCGTCGATGCGGTCGCTCGCCTGCTCGCCGATCGCCTGGGCCCGGCGATCGGCCGGTCCCTGATCGTGGAAAACATGCCCGGCCAGTCGGGCAGCATCGCCCTCGAGGCGGTGGCGCGCATGCCGGCCGACGGCAGCATCATGACCTTGTCGGCATCCGCAGCCGTCGCGGGCAATCCGGTCCTGTACAAGAACGTGCGCTACGACAGCGTGAGGGACTTCGAGCCTGTCGGCTTGATCTACGACGCGCCGCTCGTGCTGATGGTGAACAGCAGGCTGCCGGTCACGTCACTGGACGAACTCGTCGCCTACGTGAAGGAGAATCGGGGCAAGGTGAACTACTCGTCGCCGGGTAACGGCTCCGTGTCGCACCTGGCCATGTCGGAGCTCATGCGACGCACCGGCATCGAGATGACGCACGTGCCCTACCAGGGCGCGGCCAAGTCGCTCACGGACCTGGCCGCGGGCCAGGTGCAGGTCTCCTTCGACGCATATGGCGCGGCCCAGCCCTTCCTGGCGGGCGGGCGGGTGCGCGCGATCGCCGTGAGCTCTGGCGAGCGCATTTCGGTGCTGCCCTCTGTGCCGACGGTCGCGGAGAGCGGCCTGGCCGATTTCGATCTCGTGCCGTGGGTCGGACTGCTGGCGCCTGCCGGCACGCCCAGGGCCGTTTTCGACAAGGTCAGCGAAGAACTCGCGAAGATCGTGCGCTCGCCCGATTTCTCCCAGCGGATCGTCGGCCTTGGAGGGCGGCCCCGATCCAAGCCGGCTGCGGAGTTCAAGCGCTTCGTGGGGGTAGAGGTCGACCGCTGGGCGGCCATCATCAAGAGCTCTGGCGCCCGGCTGGAGTGA
- the mmsB gene encoding 3-hydroxyisobutyrate dehydrogenase — MAVIGFIGLGNMGFPMACRLKEAGHEVRCFDVSAGAMERAHDAGLHPRTSAHQVVAGAQVVITMLPSGRHVLDVLAAGALPFAPGALVIDCSTIDVASCATFHERLQAKGLATLDAPVSGGVGGAAAGTLTIMAGGTQAAFARALELLRAMGKNIIHAGAAGAGQAAKICNNMLAGISMLAVSEALYLAKRLGLDARKFFEIASTSSGQCWALTSYAPEPGLVPSAPANRGYEGGFASELMLKDLRLAEQAAVESHSPALLGAAAASVYAMHCAAGRGRLDFSSIIQMLGAAQPARS; from the coding sequence ATGGCTGTGATCGGTTTCATCGGACTGGGCAACATGGGCTTTCCCATGGCATGCCGACTGAAGGAAGCGGGGCACGAGGTGCGCTGCTTCGACGTGAGCGCGGGCGCCATGGAGCGCGCGCATGACGCGGGGCTGCACCCACGCACATCGGCCCACCAGGTGGTGGCCGGCGCGCAGGTCGTGATCACGATGCTGCCCAGCGGACGCCACGTGCTGGACGTGCTTGCGGCGGGGGCGCTGCCTTTCGCCCCGGGCGCACTGGTCATCGATTGCTCGACGATCGATGTCGCGTCCTGCGCCACCTTCCACGAGCGCTTGCAAGCCAAGGGGCTCGCCACCCTCGACGCGCCCGTCTCCGGCGGCGTCGGCGGCGCCGCCGCGGGGACGCTCACCATCATGGCCGGCGGAACGCAAGCGGCCTTTGCGCGTGCGCTCGAACTGCTGCGCGCCATGGGCAAGAACATCATCCACGCAGGCGCGGCCGGCGCCGGGCAGGCTGCGAAGATCTGCAACAACATGCTCGCCGGCATTTCCATGCTGGCGGTGTCGGAAGCCCTTTACCTGGCAAAGCGCCTGGGCCTCGATGCCCGGAAGTTCTTCGAGATCGCCTCGACATCGTCGGGCCAGTGCTGGGCCCTCACGAGCTACGCACCCGAGCCAGGCCTGGTGCCGTCCGCCCCCGCCAATCGCGGCTACGAGGGCGGCTTTGCGTCCGAGCTGATGCTCAAGGACCTGCGCCTCGCTGAGCAGGCCGCCGTCGAGAGCCACTCGCCTGCGCTGCTCGGCGCAGCTGCAGCGTCCGTCTACGCGATGCATTGCGCCGCGGGCCGGGGCCGGCTCGATTTCTCTTCCATCATCCAGATGCTCGGCGCAGCGCAGCCCGCGCGTTCCTGA